One part of the Podarcis muralis chromosome 3, rPodMur119.hap1.1, whole genome shotgun sequence genome encodes these proteins:
- the ZC2HC1B gene encoding zinc finger C2HC domain-containing protein 1B: MSVIPGNKTGAVDASSQNLLSCEICGRHFTQDALARHEPICRKVFNKKRKPFNSLKQRLQGTDIPTVKRKPPPKSQPERKSNWRQQHEDFINTIRSAKLATIAMKEGRPLPPPPPPTINPDYIQCPYCMRRFNEAAAERHINFCKEQAARRAFAPGQKGSKAPPGKQATPKKEPTLTSAVGTLLQNKTQEGTDPSQVVIGRAAETSGGTLQKKAPGIPSGKEPG; this comes from the exons ATGAGTGTGATTCCTGGGAATAAAACAGGAGCTGTAG ATGCTAGCAGCCAGAATTTGCTTTCTTGTGAAATCTGTGGAAGACATTTTACACAGGATGCACTG GCACGACATGAACCAATATGCAGAAAAGTCTTCAACAAAAAGCGCAAGCCATTTAATTCCTTGAAACAGCGACTGCAGGGAACTGACATTCCAACAGTAAAGAGGAAGCCACCCCCGAAG AGCCAACCAGAGAGAAAATCTAATTGGAGACAACAACATGAGGACTTCATTAATACAATCCGATCAGCCAAACTTGCCACTATAGCTATGAAAGAAGGCCGCCCTCTGCCTCCACCACCGCCTCCAACCATTAATCCAG ATTATATTCAGTGTCCTTACTGCATGAGAAGGTTTAATGAGGCTGCAGCAGAAAGGCACATCAATTTCTGCAAAGAACAAGCAGCCAGGCGTGCATTTGCTCCAGGTCAGAAAGGATCCAAAGCACCCCCT GGCAAACAAGCAACTCCCAAAAAAGAACCAACCCTAACAAGTGCTGTGGGAACACTGCTTCAGAACAAGACACAGGAAGGCACTGATCCAAGCCAAGTAGTAATAG GGCGTGCTGCAGAAACCTCTGGTGGAACGCTGCAGAAAAAAGCACCTGGAATTCCCTCTGGGAAGGAGCCTGGGTAA
- the SF3B5 gene encoding splicing factor 3B subunit 5, which produces MTDRYTIHSQLEHLQSKYIGTGHADTTKWEWLVNQHRDSYCSYMGHFDLLNYFAIAENESKARVRFNLMEKMLQPCGPPVDKPDEA; this is translated from the coding sequence ATGACGGACCGCTACACGATCCACAGCCAGTTGGAGCACCTGCAGTCCAAGTACATCGGGACGGGCCACGCGGACACCACCAAGTGGGAGTGGCTGGTGAACCAGCACCGGGACTCGTACTGCTCCTACATGGGCCACTTCGACCTGCTCAACTACTTCGCCATCGCCGAGAACGAGAGCAAGGCCCGCGTCCGCTTCAACCTCATGGAGAAGATGCTGCAGCCGTGCGGGCCGCCCGTCGACAAGCCCGACGAAGCCTGA